Proteins found in one Brachypodium distachyon strain Bd21 chromosome 5, Brachypodium_distachyon_v3.0, whole genome shotgun sequence genomic segment:
- the LOC112269299 gene encoding uncharacterized protein LOC112269299 — MAMLRRVRRRKSESTAEDRLSALPDDLIRVITNKLDTRTALATAALARRWARIPRERPALDLRVSDILPPHYSRSVALRQRHLPRDEATATMLDALMSRCESLAMTAFIHGVTNLIILPHHGRRRTKTLRLEFFQTSDGGCVNRLIAAAVGAWGVTDLEVVVLRSTPPAVYSFIVPDDNLKSRIRSLTMGKHSAFPPDLHSYGALTTLVLRDMPASTPHEAYPMLLNECPWLQVLHLKYCLCAEICSIVVFDAPCSQLGELVLEECSFLVIDLRDLPMLARLACRLTDTVRVEFGSLPSLMHTNLTFCLEDYSIVETKGNDKLDQFLSTSPAMTNLLIRFTGLRRWVVPKPPDKPLLHLKRLLVADLPLNWDVSWPRGLLMAAPSLEVLHIHVPHSEEPEPEYRYGSMLIRVWKLRPQLGHHHLKELVMLGFQQRHAVFLKYLVSVCTFLRRIVLCRDGHVRYNGLWDWEMVGQQACPWSVDDEMVVKTMINSGPNPLVQLILR; from the coding sequence ATGGCGATGCTGCGTCGTGTCCGGCGGCGCAAGAGCGAGAGTACTGCGGAGGACCGCCTGAGCGCGCTCCCCGACGATCTGATCCGCGTCATAACAAACAAGCTGGACACCCGCACGGcgctggcgacggcggcccTCGCCAGGCGATGGGCGCGCATCCCTCGCGAGCGGCCGGCGCTGGACCTGAGGGTCAGCGACATACTCCCGCCGCACTACAGCCGGAGTGTCGCCCTCCGCCAGCGCCACCTGCCACGCGACGAGGCTACGGCCACCATGCTCGACGCTCTCATGTCCAGATGCGAGTCCCTTGCCATGACGGCCTTCATCCACGGCGTCACCAACTTAATTATCTTGCCACaccacggccgccggcgcaCCAAGACCCTGCGTCTCGAGTTCTTCCAGACGTCCGACGGCGGCTGCGTCAACCGCCTGATCGCTGCCGCGGTCGGCGCATGGGGAGTGACAGATCTCGAGGTCGTCGTCCTCAGGtccacgccgccggccgtgtACAGCTTCATCGTCCCCGACGACAACCTCAAGTCGCGCATCCGCAGCCTGACCATGGGCAAGCACTCTGCGTTCCCGCCAGACCTGCACAGCTACGGCGCGCTCACCACGCTCGTCTTGCGAGACATGCCCGCTTCGACGCCCCACGAAGCGTACCCGATGCTGTTGAACGAGTGCCCATGGCTGCAGGTCCTGCACCTCAAATACTGCCTCTGCGCGGAGATTTGCAGCATTGTGGTGTTTGACGCGCCGTGTTCACAGCTGGGGGAGCTCGTCCTGGAAGAGTGCTCCTTCCTGGTGATCGACCTGCGAGACCTCCCAATGCTTGCTCGCCTGGCGTGCCGCCTAACCGACACCGTCAGGGTCGAATTCGGCTCGCTCCCCAGCCTCATGCACACCAACCTCACCTTCTGTCTAGAAGATTATTCCATAGTTGAGACCAAGGGTAATGATAAGTTGGACCAGTTCCTCAGTACGTCCCCCGCCATGACAAACCTCCTCATCCGCTTCACTGGGCTCAGAAGATGGGTTGTGCCCAAGCCTCCCGACAAGCCATTGCTCCACCTTAAAAGGCTCCTTGTCGCTGACCTGCCTTTGAATTGGGACGTCTCATGGCCACGCGGCCTCCTCATGGCTGCTCCGTCTCTCGAGGTCCTGCACATCCATGTGCCTCACTCGGAGGAGCCCGAGCCCGAATACCGCTACGGGAGCATGCTCATTCGTGTATGGAAATTACGCCCTCAGCTTGGGCACCATCACCTCAAGGAGTTGGTCATGCTTGGCTTCCAGCAGCGCCACGCAGTGTTTCTCAAGTATCTCGTGAGCGTGTGCACCTTCTTGCGACGCATTGTTCTGTGCAGGGATGGTCATGTCCGATACAATGGTCTCTGGGACTGGGAGATGGTCGGCCAGCAAGCATGTCCGTGGAGCGTTGATGATGAAATGGTGGTGAAAACAATGATCAACTCTGGGCCCAACCCTCTCGTTCAACTCATCTTGAGATGA